One part of the Oceanihabitans sp. IOP_32 genome encodes these proteins:
- a CDS encoding VOC family protein, whose protein sequence is MKFWLLSISLVLLISCKNKDNSTEKSIVKHQQSKTLEMDIQYAYTILYVPDVPKTIEFYKKAFGFEQKFLTPENDYGELISGTTTIAFANIELGNSNFKKGFSESKLSEKPFGIELAFTTSEVEKVMESAIKSGAELLEETVTKPWRQKVGYLRDLNGFIIEICTPIQSAE, encoded by the coding sequence ATGAAATTTTGGCTATTATCAATTAGTTTAGTCTTACTAATTTCTTGCAAAAACAAAGATAACAGCACAGAAAAAAGTATTGTTAAACATCAACAATCTAAAACATTAGAAATGGACATTCAGTACGCATACACAATTCTCTACGTTCCAGACGTACCAAAAACAATAGAGTTTTACAAAAAAGCATTTGGATTTGAGCAAAAATTCTTGACACCGGAAAACGATTACGGAGAACTAATTTCGGGAACTACTACAATCGCATTTGCGAATATTGAACTTGGTAATTCTAACTTTAAAAAAGGATTTTCAGAGAGTAAATTAAGTGAAAAACCATTTGGAATCGAATTAGCATTTACGACCTCAGAAGTTGAGAAAGTAATGGAAAGTGCAATTAAAAGCGGAGCTGAACTATTGGAAGAAACGGTAACAAAACCTTGGAGACAAAAAGTTGGTTACCTGCGTGATTTGAACGGATTTATAATTGAGATTTGTACACCAATTCAAAGTGCGGAATAA
- a CDS encoding GNAT family N-acetyltransferase has protein sequence MLFHIETKRLLLRDLRITDIEAMFELDANPEVHRYLGNKPITTKIAAKKNIESVLKQYQERGIGRFAVIEKASGNFIGWSGIRLNTEYNMNGYTKYYDVGYRFIPKYWGKGYATESGKAAVNYAFKTLKLPELYATTEIGNQASHKALLKIGLHYVEDFYCEHEQLNLRWYKIENH, from the coding sequence ATGTTATTCCATATAGAAACCAAAAGACTCCTATTAAGAGACCTGAGAATTACCGATATAGAGGCTATGTTTGAGCTCGATGCTAACCCAGAAGTACACCGATATTTAGGCAACAAACCAATAACTACAAAAATAGCCGCTAAAAAAAATATTGAAAGTGTTCTCAAGCAATACCAAGAACGTGGCATTGGCCGATTTGCGGTTATTGAAAAAGCTTCGGGTAATTTTATAGGCTGGTCTGGTATACGGCTTAATACCGAATACAACATGAATGGTTATACAAAATATTACGATGTTGGTTATCGCTTTATACCCAAATATTGGGGAAAAGGCTATGCCACCGAATCTGGAAAAGCCGCTGTAAATTATGCCTTTAAAACACTTAAACTCCCAGAACTTTATGCCACAACCGAGATTGGAAATCAAGCTTCGCACAAAGCGCTATTAAAAATTGGTTTACATTATGTCGAAGATTTTTATTGCGAGCACGAGCAACTCAACTTGCGTTGGTATAAAATAGAAAACCATTAG
- a CDS encoding MvaI/BcnI family restriction endonuclease — protein sequence MNLTNLKSLFINNGCKKIYVKTLAPNDNSKNQVYFGGSFEILNILPLSEIVTEEAGDWNKERFKAKINFSWIDDEGSVFPAPKAQLILYPKYPEVRFSGFLARCQKAPSELMTQRLAGRLLFFSVAQNGTILGYVTSPDSEITNEFNQTEFDSVHGVFSVIDLPKAKNNRAVLLSELKRIHELGWINSKRLDSNGNIMDCRAPNCGGYTLEAELGVTPNGYSEPDFMGWEVKQFGVANFNRTKSKAITLMTPEPTDGLYKTEGTEYFVRTYGYEDKRGRPDRLNFGGVHKVGEKNHLTDLTMQLIGFDVESGKIRNTNGRIALLDEKENETASWSFSSMLTHWNRKHNQACYVPSLSEIKPERKYRYGNEIILGTGTDFQLFLSQMALGNIYYDPGIKLENISTKPKIKKRSQFRIKSGFLPNLYKQNEIIDIAE from the coding sequence ATGAATCTAACCAATCTAAAATCGCTGTTCATAAATAATGGATGTAAGAAGATTTATGTAAAAACTCTCGCACCAAATGACAACTCTAAAAATCAAGTTTATTTTGGTGGCAGTTTCGAAATTTTAAACATATTACCACTTTCGGAAATAGTTACCGAAGAAGCTGGAGATTGGAATAAAGAAAGATTTAAAGCTAAAATCAACTTTTCTTGGATTGATGACGAAGGTTCAGTTTTTCCAGCACCAAAAGCACAGCTTATCCTCTATCCAAAATATCCTGAAGTTAGATTTTCTGGATTTCTTGCAAGGTGTCAAAAAGCACCTTCGGAATTAATGACACAAAGATTAGCTGGTCGTCTACTTTTCTTTTCTGTTGCACAAAACGGAACAATTTTAGGCTATGTAACTTCGCCTGATTCAGAAATCACAAATGAATTTAATCAAACTGAATTTGATTCTGTTCACGGAGTTTTCTCTGTTATAGATTTACCGAAAGCTAAAAACAATCGAGCAGTTTTATTGAGCGAATTAAAACGTATTCACGAATTAGGTTGGATTAACTCAAAAAGGTTAGACAGCAATGGAAACATAATGGATTGTCGAGCACCAAATTGTGGAGGTTATACTTTGGAAGCAGAATTAGGAGTTACGCCAAATGGATATTCCGAACCTGATTTTATGGGTTGGGAAGTCAAACAGTTCGGAGTTGCTAATTTCAATAGAACCAAATCCAAAGCAATAACTCTAATGACACCTGAACCAACGGACGGATTATACAAAACCGAAGGAACAGAATATTTTGTCAGAACTTATGGTTACGAAGACAAAAGAGGAAGACCAGATAGATTGAATTTTGGTGGAGTTCACAAAGTTGGAGAAAAAAATCATCTAACAGATTTAACAATGCAATTAATCGGATTTGACGTTGAAAGCGGAAAAATACGCAATACGAATGGTAGAATTGCATTACTGGACGAAAAAGAGAATGAAACAGCTTCTTGGAGTTTTTCCTCAATGCTAACACATTGGAACAGAAAACATAATCAAGCTTGTTATGTACCTTCATTATCAGAAATTAAACCTGAAAGAAAGTACAGATATGGAAATGAAATAATTTTAGGAACAGGAACTGATTTCCAACTATTTCTTTCGCAAATGGCTCTTGGGAATATTTATTACGACCCAGGAATTAAATTGGAAAATATTTCTACCAAACCTAAAATTAAGAAACGAAGTCAGTTTAGAATAAAGTCTGGTTTTTTACCAAATTTATATAAACAGAATGAAATAATTGATATTGCGGAATAG
- a CDS encoding M13 family metallopeptidase: MKTKLNYLFYGLVFLGLVACKNETKKETAQIDVVPGINLQYMDTTVKPTEDFFRYVNGTWLDNNEIPADRTRWGSFNELRKKTDDDALAILKSAMSTNDSPGATQVLLDSDQEKAVFLFETIMDTTTRDAQGIKPLEATLAKIDAIKTSNDLQQFLIETTPKGGRAFFAVSVGAHPKNSNINAGYLRNGALGLTRDYYVDQDEDTQEKREKYRAHIAKMLTFVGDSEAEAKLNADKVLAFETKLAEPRMTKEDSRDARKRFNPKSMDDLAKMTPSIQWEAYFEGIGVKELDTIIVTDPGYFKALEGILKENNVDDWKNYLRWTAIDGNADLLSTEIDRANWEFYSKAMRGSKKQLPREERALSVINGTIGEALGKLYVEKHFPAEAKVKAKKMIDNVMLAYQNRIDNLEWMTPETKEKAKEKLSKMNVKIAYPDQWKDYSDLEVKSAASGATYFSNMQNIRAWRFKEGLDKLGKPVDKSEWLMAPQVVNAYFMPPYNEIVFPAAILQPPFYNFNADEAVNYGGIGAVIGHEISHSFDDSGSRYDGDGNLNNWWTETDLERFTALGKKLADQYSAVEALPDTFLNGTFTLGENIGDLGGVNAAYDGLQLHLAEHGTPEKIDGFTPEQRFFLSWATIWRTKFTDDALRNQIKTGPHSPGMYRAVMPLQNLDTFYEAFNITAGDNMFVKPEDRVKIW, encoded by the coding sequence ATGAAAACCAAATTGAATTATTTGTTTTATGGCTTGGTCTTTTTAGGACTAGTGGCTTGTAAAAACGAGACCAAAAAAGAAACGGCTCAAATCGACGTTGTTCCAGGTATTAATTTGCAATACATGGATACCACAGTAAAACCTACTGAAGATTTTTTTAGATACGTAAACGGTACATGGCTAGATAATAACGAAATTCCGGCCGACAGAACACGCTGGGGTAGTTTTAATGAGCTAAGAAAGAAAACCGACGATGATGCTTTAGCCATTTTAAAATCGGCGATGTCTACTAATGACAGTCCGGGTGCTACCCAGGTATTACTAGATTCAGATCAAGAAAAGGCGGTTTTTCTTTTTGAAACTATTATGGATACGACAACCCGTGATGCCCAAGGTATTAAACCTTTAGAGGCCACATTAGCAAAAATCGATGCGATTAAAACCAGTAACGATTTACAACAATTTTTAATTGAAACCACGCCAAAAGGAGGGCGTGCTTTTTTTGCTGTTAGTGTAGGAGCACATCCTAAAAATAGTAATATTAATGCAGGTTACTTAAGAAACGGTGCGCTGGGTTTAACACGCGATTACTATGTAGATCAAGATGAAGACACGCAGGAAAAAAGAGAAAAATACCGTGCTCATATTGCCAAAATGCTAACCTTTGTTGGAGACTCTGAAGCCGAGGCTAAATTAAATGCCGATAAAGTATTGGCTTTCGAAACTAAATTAGCAGAGCCAAGAATGACGAAGGAAGATAGTCGTGACGCCAGAAAAAGGTTTAACCCAAAATCTATGGACGATTTGGCTAAAATGACACCTTCAATACAATGGGAGGCTTATTTTGAAGGCATAGGTGTAAAGGAACTAGACACTATTATTGTTACAGATCCTGGATATTTTAAAGCTTTAGAGGGCATTTTAAAAGAGAATAATGTAGACGATTGGAAAAACTATTTGCGTTGGACTGCAATTGATGGGAATGCCGACTTATTGTCTACCGAAATTGATAGAGCTAACTGGGAGTTTTACAGTAAAGCTATGCGAGGTTCTAAAAAACAATTGCCTAGAGAAGAACGTGCACTAAGCGTTATAAACGGTACAATAGGTGAGGCTTTGGGAAAATTATATGTCGAAAAACACTTTCCTGCAGAAGCTAAGGTTAAGGCTAAAAAGATGATTGATAATGTGATGCTAGCTTACCAAAATAGAATTGACAATCTGGAGTGGATGACTCCCGAAACTAAAGAAAAGGCTAAGGAGAAGTTAAGCAAAATGAATGTTAAGATTGCCTACCCAGATCAATGGAAAGATTACTCTGATTTGGAAGTGAAAAGTGCAGCATCTGGAGCAACTTATTTTAGTAACATGCAAAATATTAGAGCATGGCGTTTTAAAGAAGGGTTAGATAAATTAGGAAAACCCGTTGATAAAAGTGAATGGCTTATGGCTCCACAAGTTGTAAATGCGTATTTCATGCCGCCATACAACGAAATTGTGTTCCCAGCGGCTATATTACAACCTCCATTTTACAATTTCAATGCAGACGAAGCGGTTAATTACGGTGGTATTGGTGCTGTAATAGGGCACGAAATTTCACATAGTTTTGATGATTCTGGGTCGCGTTATGATGGCGATGGTAATTTAAATAACTGGTGGACCGAAACAGATTTAGAGCGTTTTACTGCTTTGGGTAAAAAACTGGCCGATCAATATTCTGCTGTTGAAGCGTTACCAGACACTTTCTTAAATGGCACGTTTACTTTGGGTGAAAACATTGGAGATTTAGGGGGTGTGAATGCCGCTTACGATGGGTTACAATTACATTTAGCAGAGCATGGAACACCAGAAAAAATTGATGGATTTACACCAGAACAACGTTTCTTTTTGTCTTGGGCAACCATTTGGAGAACTAAGTTCACCGACGATGCTTTACGTAATCAGATAAAAACAGGACCACACTCTCCTGGTATGTATCGCGCGGTAATGCCACTTCAAAATCTAGATACGTTTTATGAGGCCTTTAATATTACAGCCGGTGATAACATGTTTGTAAAACCAGAAGATCGGGTTAAAATTTGGTAG
- a CDS encoding thioredoxin family protein: protein MTKVIKILGTGCPKCQSMTGVVKEVVSANNIDASIEKVEDIMEIMKFNVMTTPALVIDDVITIKGRVPSKDEVLALLN from the coding sequence ATGACCAAAGTAATTAAAATTTTAGGTACAGGCTGTCCAAAATGCCAATCAATGACAGGTGTTGTTAAAGAGGTGGTTTCAGCAAACAACATCGATGCATCTATTGAAAAAGTTGAAGATATCATGGAGATTATGAAATTTAACGTCATGACCACACCAGCTTTAGTAATAGATGATGTGATCACCATTAAAGGTAGAGTGCCTTCAAAAGATGAAGTATTGGCTCTTTTAAACTAA
- a CDS encoding helix-turn-helix domain-containing protein, producing the protein MYQEIKPSKGIDNLIDSFWAFSNNKSSENFKVLPDTCVDLIFDLNQNKGFLSGIMTNYQYRELATESDLIGVRFKSEKFGFLSKIPLYQTKNLRLELAEIFPTQNLKVLNQLTDIEKLTDKISFLENFVATSFKQDVESQDQIILTVAEKIRTLQGIVNVGDLAKLHHISLRQLERRFKSYIGVTVKEFSNIVRFNNTKNSIATFTKTSLLEIAFDMGFFDHSHMTYEFKRISGENPSFFR; encoded by the coding sequence ATGTACCAAGAAATAAAACCATCAAAAGGAATTGATAATTTAATCGACTCATTTTGGGCTTTCTCGAATAATAAATCAAGTGAGAATTTCAAGGTACTTCCTGATACTTGTGTGGATTTGATTTTTGACCTTAACCAAAATAAGGGATTTCTCTCGGGAATTATGACAAATTACCAATATCGAGAATTAGCGACCGAATCGGATTTAATTGGAGTTCGTTTTAAATCCGAAAAGTTTGGTTTTCTATCTAAAATACCTCTTTACCAAACTAAAAACTTACGCCTTGAATTAGCAGAAATATTTCCAACGCAAAACCTGAAAGTATTAAACCAACTAACTGACATAGAAAAGCTAACGGATAAGATATCCTTTCTCGAAAACTTTGTAGCAACATCATTTAAACAAGACGTTGAAAGTCAAGACCAAATCATTTTAACAGTTGCAGAAAAAATAAGGACTTTACAGGGAATTGTAAATGTTGGAGATTTAGCAAAATTGCATCATATAAGTTTAAGGCAATTGGAAAGGCGTTTCAAAAGTTATATTGGTGTGACAGTCAAGGAATTTTCAAACATTGTACGTTTCAACAATACAAAGAATTCAATAGCAACTTTCACCAAAACAAGCCTTTTGGAAATAGCCTTCGATATGGGATTTTTTGACCATTCCCATATGACCTATGAATTTAAACGTATTTCAGGGGAAAATCCCAGCTTTTTTAGATAA
- a CDS encoding cation transporter has product MNKTIFEITKMDCPSEENLIRMKLDGISSIANLDFDIPNRKLTVFHSGEIDQIEKSVIELNLGGKKISTEQTDRTEFKENANQKKLLWSVLAINFAFFIIEMTTGIISKSMGLVADSLDMLADSFVYGISLFAVGGTVIKKKRIAKLAGYFQIILAIIGFVEVLRRFFGDEKLPDFSTMIIVSVFALIANGICLYILQQSKHKEEAHIKASMIFTSNDVIINLGVIIAGLLVNWLSSSKPDLIIGTIVFVLVIQGAFRILKLSK; this is encoded by the coding sequence GTGAATAAAACAATATTTGAAATTACCAAAATGGATTGTCCTTCAGAGGAAAATCTTATCCGAATGAAATTGGACGGAATTTCAAGCATTGCGAATTTGGACTTTGATATTCCGAATCGAAAATTGACCGTTTTTCACAGCGGAGAAATTGACCAAATCGAAAAGTCCGTTATCGAATTGAATTTAGGTGGAAAAAAAATCTCAACGGAACAAACCGACCGAACGGAATTTAAAGAAAACGCAAACCAAAAAAAGCTACTTTGGTCTGTACTTGCAATAAATTTTGCTTTTTTCATTATTGAAATGACAACAGGAATTATCTCAAAATCTATGGGACTTGTTGCCGATAGTTTAGATATGCTTGCGGACAGTTTTGTGTACGGAATTAGTTTGTTTGCGGTTGGCGGAACAGTAATAAAGAAAAAACGGATTGCCAAACTTGCTGGATATTTTCAAATAATACTTGCGATTATTGGATTTGTAGAAGTTTTAAGAAGATTCTTCGGAGACGAGAAACTTCCTGATTTTTCGACAATGATTATCGTTTCGGTTTTTGCACTTATCGCAAACGGAATTTGTCTTTATATTTTACAACAATCAAAGCACAAAGAAGAGGCACATATAAAAGCGAGTATGATATTTACTTCGAATGATGTGATAATTAATTTAGGTGTAATAATCGCAGGACTTTTGGTGAATTGGTTAAGTTCGAGTAAACCTGATTTGATTATCGGAACAATTGTTTTTGTTTTGGTAATTCAAGGAGCCTTTCGAATACTAAAATTAAGTAAGTGA
- a CDS encoding low molecular weight phosphatase family protein has protein sequence MITTKTTLFSEIKNVIKELNPQTISEERKAVLQPLTDFIQSKVSNHQEIRINFICTHNSRRSHLSQVWAQTMAHYFNIKNVFCYSGGTEATALFPMVAETLQNSGFQIRIISKTENPVYSIKYAENEHPILGFSKKLDDDFNPKSGFVAIMTCDSANEACPFVPGAEKRIPITFEDPKAFDNTPQQAEKYHERSLQIANELFYVFSQIKA, from the coding sequence ATGATAACAACCAAAACAACCCTGTTTTCAGAAATAAAAAATGTAATCAAAGAATTAAATCCTCAAACAATTTCGGAGGAACGTAAAGCAGTTTTACAACCGCTAACAGATTTTATTCAGTCTAAAGTTTCAAATCATCAAGAAATTAGAATCAACTTTATTTGTACTCACAATTCAAGAAGAAGCCATTTATCGCAAGTTTGGGCGCAAACTATGGCACATTACTTTAACATTAAAAATGTGTTTTGTTATTCAGGAGGAACAGAGGCCACAGCACTTTTTCCAATGGTTGCAGAAACTTTGCAAAATTCAGGTTTTCAGATAAGAATCATTTCAAAAACCGAGAATCCTGTTTACAGCATTAAATATGCAGAAAACGAACATCCAATACTAGGATTTTCAAAAAAATTAGACGACGATTTCAACCCAAAATCTGGATTTGTAGCAATTATGACTTGCGATTCAGCAAATGAAGCCTGTCCATTTGTTCCTGGAGCTGAAAAACGCATACCAATTACTTTTGAAGACCCAAAAGCATTTGACAACACACCACAACAAGCAGAAAAATACCATGAAAGAAGTCTGCAAATTGCAAATGAATTATTCTACGTTTTCTCACAAATAAAAGCGTAA
- a CDS encoding permease, whose amino-acid sequence MFDWLQNFADWLIYSIFEIGAETKFGTALNFFVYDTLKILILLFFIVFLMGIVNAYFPIERLKNYLNKKKLYGLEYFFSSVFGALTPFCSCSSVPLFIGFVQGGIPLGVTFSFLITSPLVNEVAIAMFLGMFGVKATLIYAVSGILLGTIGGWLLGKFKLEPLLSDWVKKILDNKMKQAEYEEEKQSFYQRLPEITRGSWDIVRGVLLYVVIGITIGAAMHGYVPENFFEQYLGGGEWWTVPLAVIVAVPMYANAAGIVPIIEVFVAKGVPLGTAIAFMMATVGLSIPEATLLKKVMSLKLIAIFFSVITLAIIFSGFLFNIML is encoded by the coding sequence ATGTTTGATTGGTTACAAAATTTTGCCGATTGGTTAATTTATTCGATTTTTGAGATTGGAGCGGAAACTAAATTTGGCACAGCCCTGAATTTCTTTGTGTATGATACACTCAAAATTCTCATTCTGCTATTTTTCATTGTTTTTTTAATGGGAATTGTAAATGCCTATTTTCCTATCGAACGGCTTAAAAATTATCTAAACAAAAAAAAGCTATACGGTTTAGAATATTTTTTCTCTTCTGTATTTGGTGCCTTAACACCCTTTTGTTCCTGCTCTTCAGTTCCTTTATTTATTGGTTTTGTTCAAGGAGGAATCCCACTAGGTGTCACTTTTTCTTTTTTAATAACTTCTCCTTTAGTAAATGAAGTTGCTATTGCCATGTTTCTTGGGATGTTTGGTGTAAAAGCAACGTTAATTTATGCTGTTTCAGGTATTTTATTAGGTACAATTGGCGGTTGGCTACTTGGCAAATTCAAGCTTGAACCTTTACTCTCTGATTGGGTTAAAAAGATTCTTGATAATAAAATGAAACAAGCTGAATACGAAGAAGAAAAACAATCGTTCTACCAACGCTTACCCGAAATCACTCGGGGATCTTGGGACATTGTAAGAGGTGTTCTTCTTTATGTAGTTATAGGTATTACTATTGGTGCAGCTATGCACGGTTATGTTCCAGAAAACTTTTTTGAGCAATATCTTGGAGGTGGAGAGTGGTGGACTGTTCCGCTCGCAGTAATTGTTGCCGTGCCCATGTATGCCAATGCAGCGGGAATTGTTCCTATTATCGAAGTATTTGTTGCGAAAGGGGTGCCGCTGGGAACTGCCATTGCCTTTATGATGGCAACCGTAGGTTTATCAATTCCCGAAGCGACCCTACTTAAAAAAGTGATGTCGTTAAAATTAATTGCGATATTTTTTAGTGTTATTACCCTCGCTATCATCTTTTCAGGGTTTCTATTTAATATAATGTTATAA
- a CDS encoding type II toxin-antitoxin system RelE/ParE family toxin produces MAKYKLTNEAKNDLIRNHHDGVEKFGMKQADKYFDSIAERPFSFDSVDYIKKDIDDAYVELTVFTIKSMKILWQ; encoded by the coding sequence ATGGCTAAATACAAACTGACTAATGAAGCAAAAAATGACTTAATTCGGAATCACCACGACGGAGTTGAAAAATTTGGAATGAAACAAGCAGACAAATATTTTGACAGTATTGCCGAACGACCTTTTTCTTTTGATTCAGTAGATTATATAAAAAAGGATATAGACGATGCGTATGTGGAGTTGACCGTATTTACCATAAAATCAATGAAAATATTGTGGCAATAA
- a CDS encoding OsmC family protein — translation MNYHIKASSISNQDAVVHIKESHIDFGITSKSAETLPNPAELFLGSFASCILKNVERFSGMMKFAYSKATIEVSATRLENPPRMEISFTI, via the coding sequence GTGAATTATCATATCAAGGCTTCATCCATTTCTAATCAAGATGCAGTTGTTCATATAAAAGAATCGCATATAGATTTTGGCATAACTTCAAAGTCTGCCGAAACCTTACCGAATCCAGCTGAATTATTCTTGGGTTCTTTCGCTTCCTGCATTCTTAAAAATGTTGAAAGATTTTCAGGAATGATGAAATTCGCCTATTCAAAAGCCACCATTGAAGTTAGTGCGACACGTCTTGAAAACCCACCTAGAATGGAAATATCGTTTACAATTTAA
- a CDS encoding type II toxin-antitoxin system ParD family antitoxin yields the protein MAKQSIPFTVPNDEWLKTQVDNKKYSSKSELINDLIRQARKQQVRIDWIRAKLEKAENSRFTNDGKERILAQSKSLLNG from the coding sequence ATGGCCAAGCAAAGTATACCATTTACAGTGCCTAACGATGAGTGGCTAAAAACTCAAGTGGACAATAAAAAATATTCGAGTAAAAGTGAGTTAATTAACGATTTAATTAGACAAGCTCGAAAGCAACAAGTTCGAATTGACTGGATTAGAGCTAAATTGGAAAAAGCTGAAAATAGCAGATTTACGAACGACGGTAAAGAACGTATTCTAGCCCAATCAAAGTCCTTGCTAAATGGCTAA
- a CDS encoding tyrosine-type recombinase/integrase: protein MREARKQSGITKEITAHILRHSYATHLLEMGLDIMSVKDLLGHADIQTTLIYLHVAQSGRQKPFSPLDRLYGQ, encoded by the coding sequence GTGCGTGAGGCCCGCAAGCAAAGCGGTATTACAAAGGAGATTACCGCCCATATCCTGCGCCATAGCTATGCCACCCATCTTTTGGAAATGGGTCTGGACATTATGAGCGTGAAGGACCTCTTGGGACACGCAGATATTCAGACCACTCTTATCTACCTCCATGTGGCACAATCAGGTAGGCAAAAGCCGTTCAGTCCGCTGGATAGGCTTTATGGTCAATAG
- a CDS encoding tyrosine-type recombinase/integrase: protein MRVILPSIERPKKLPVVLNQREVKKLLRTPRLLKHRLVLAMLYGCGLRNFELRNLQRRDLDFDRKLLHVRQGKGRKDRYVPLSEIQIRGLKKYLQAENPVTWCFTAMIEQAVRRSFPRKGYSGSCVRPASKAVLQRRLPPISCAIAMPPIFWKWVWTL from the coding sequence ATGCGGGTCATACTTCCTTCTATTGAACGCCCCAAGAAGCTCCCCGTGGTATTAAACCAAAGGGAGGTAAAAAAACTGCTTCGCACTCCAAGACTGCTCAAGCACCGATTGGTACTTGCCATGCTCTATGGCTGTGGGCTCCGCAATTTTGAACTTCGCAACCTACAACGCAGGGATCTAGATTTTGACAGGAAGTTGCTGCACGTGCGCCAGGGCAAGGGGCGCAAGGATCGCTATGTTCCCTTATCCGAGATACAGATCCGTGGCCTTAAGAAGTACCTACAGGCAGAGAATCCGGTCACTTGGTGCTTTACGGCAATGATAGAACAGGCAGTCCGGCGCAGCTTTCCTCGCAAGGGATACAGTGGATCGTGCGTGAGGCCCGCAAGCAAAGCGGTATTACAAAGGAGATTACCGCCCATATCCTGCGCCATAGCTATGCCACCCATCTTTTGGAAATGGGTCTGGACATTATGA
- a CDS encoding CBS domain-containing protein: MGIKSFQGSRRQQNNAENTILLRVSDYMTRDLITFTADQTIESVMQSLIKNRISGGPVINDKKELIGIISEGDCIKQISESRYYNMPIQDKSIKNFITLNVETIDGNMNIFDAANKFLESKRRRFPIVENGKLVGQISQKDVLKAAMALKGQNWK; this comes from the coding sequence ATGGGGATTAAAAGTTTTCAAGGATCGAGAAGACAGCAAAACAATGCTGAGAATACTATACTTTTAAGGGTTAGTGACTATATGACTAGGGATTTGATTACGTTTACAGCAGACCAAACCATTGAGAGCGTGATGCAGTCCTTAATTAAAAATAGAATTTCTGGCGGACCTGTAATTAATGATAAAAAGGAACTCATTGGTATTATCTCTGAAGGCGATTGTATTAAACAAATTAGTGAGAGCCGTTATTACAATATGCCTATTCAAGATAAGTCTATTAAAAATTTTATCACGTTAAACGTGGAAACCATCGATGGAAATATGAATATTTTCGATGCCGCCAATAAGTTTTTAGAATCAAAACGCCGTCGATTTCCTATCGTAGAAAACGGTAAATTGGTAGGTCAAATAAGCCAAAAAGATGTACTTAAAGCGGCCATGGCTTTAAAAGGTCAAAACTGGAAATAG
- a CDS encoding ArsR/SmtB family transcription factor, producing MKRSLEHIEYKEDTEVLAKFAKALGHPTRIAILKHLENQSCCFTGDLVEILPISQSTVSQHLKELKNAGLIQGELKPPKIKYCIHQENWEIAKTLFQEFFN from the coding sequence ATGAAAAGAAGTTTAGAACACATAGAATATAAAGAAGATACCGAAGTTTTAGCAAAATTTGCCAAAGCTTTAGGACATCCTACTCGTATTGCTATTTTAAAACATCTTGAAAATCAATCTTGTTGTTTTACAGGAGATTTGGTTGAAATATTGCCAATTTCTCAATCAACAGTTTCACAACATTTAAAAGAATTAAAAAACGCAGGTTTAATTCAAGGAGAATTAAAACCACCAAAAATAAAGTATTGTATCCATCAAGAAAATTGGGAAATTGCGAAAACGTTATTTCAAGAATTTTTTAATTGA